The Arachis hypogaea cultivar Tifrunner chromosome 16, arahy.Tifrunner.gnm2.J5K5, whole genome shotgun sequence genome contains a region encoding:
- the LOC112755043 gene encoding NAC domain-containing protein 83 translates to MSCIYKLTHTHFSLSSHTKQHCSLSHPTNPSLFFFQRGVPLKPPFFFFFFFEMDNRLATNSSYASLRLPVGYRFCPSDEVFVSCYLKNKALSKTLDFDVVPVFDVFNTEPKNLPSGGKVFLETKYFYFDLKERVFEDNNKIEAGKGHWKRVGKGNQELLNNNNKLIGFKTKFVFWRKKNRTQFLKTKWVMFEFRVFLNPSQIMSSWAGYKIYLKKDKRRNKKAKFSCEESSDDEEEEAERASEVNFPDEISGINTGPPSPTSSNESSVTS, encoded by the exons ATGTCTTGTATCTATAAATTAACCCACACCCACTTTTCTCTGTCCTCACACACAAAACAACACTGCTCTTTGTCTCATCCTACAAatccctctctcttcttcttccaaagGGGAGTTCCACTCAaaccccccttcttcttcttcttcttctttgagatGGATAACAGGTTGGCCACAAACTCCTCTTATGCTTCTCTTAGATTGCCCGTTGGCTACAGATTCTGCCCCTCTGACGAGGTTTTTGTCTCTTGCTACCTCAAAAACAAGGCCCTTTCAAAAACATTGGATTTTGATGTTGTTCCTGTCTTCGATGTCTTCAACACTGAGCCCAAGAATCTCCCTTCAG GTGGAAAGGTGTTTCTGGAGACAAAGTACTTTTACTTTGATCTGAAAGAGCGTGTGTTTGAAGACAATAACAAGATTGAAGCAGGGAAAGGGCACTGGAAAAGGGTGGGGAAAGGGAATCAGGAGCTTCtaaataacaacaacaaactCATTGGGTTCAAGACCAAGTTTGTTTTTTGGAGGAAGAAGAACCGCACTCAATTTCTTAAAACTAAGTGGGTTATGTTTGAGTTCCGTGTTTTTCTCAACCCCTCTCAG ATAATGTCGTCATGGGCTGGCTACAAAATATATCTGAAGAAGGATAAGAGGAGGAACAAGAAGGCAAAGTTTTCTTGCGAGGAAAGcagtgatgatgaagaagaagaagcagaaagaGCAAGTGAAGTGAATTTTCCAGATGAGATAAGTGGAATTAACACAGGACCTCCTTCACCAACTTCATCTAATGAATCCTCTGTTACAAGTTAA